A genomic stretch from Dissulfurispira thermophila includes:
- a CDS encoding FliH/SctL family protein, giving the protein MEKKSSSNNDIDSIQIYKPVQFGEDITPPKYRNQEIKEEDIQARIKALEDEGYQKGYAIGYEKGLKDSEKDVAQRLKRFEGIITELEAYKLKKTNELMPLIIELSMEIASKVIHKEVELDRNIVMYIARDAIKKIEENEDNVVIKVNPLDYEVIAANINLLKEQSGLKNISIEPLSTISPGGCYIETQTAEVDSRIEEQIKEIHDAISTATDIEV; this is encoded by the coding sequence GTGGAGAAGAAATCATCGTCTAATAATGACATTGATTCTATTCAGATTTATAAGCCGGTGCAGTTTGGAGAAGATATTACACCACCCAAATACAGAAATCAGGAAATCAAAGAAGAGGATATTCAGGCTCGTATAAAGGCACTCGAGGATGAAGGTTATCAAAAGGGATATGCTATTGGTTATGAGAAAGGCTTAAAAGACAGTGAAAAAGATGTAGCCCAAAGACTTAAACGATTTGAGGGAATTATCACAGAACTTGAGGCTTACAAATTGAAAAAAACAAATGAATTGATGCCCTTGATTATAGAGCTTTCTATGGAGATTGCCAGTAAGGTTATACATAAAGAAGTGGAGTTAGACAGAAACATTGTGATGTATATTGCCCGTGATGCTATAAAGAAGATAGAAGAAAACGAAGATAATGTTGTGATAAAAGTAAATCCTCTTGATTATGAAGTTATAGCTGCAAATATAAATCTATTAAAAGAACAATCAGGCTTAAAGAATATTTCTATTGAACCTCTATCAACAATATCGCCAGGCGGTTGTTATATTGAAACGCAGACCGCAGAAGTGGATTCAAGGATTGAAGAGCAGATAAAGGAAATCCATGATGCCATCAGCACAGCAACTGATATCGAAGTGTAA
- a CDS encoding FliI/YscN family ATPase produces the protein MPSAQQLISKCKEIIRETDPVKVYGRVNKGVGLVIEGIGPRANIGDVCLIASSVESRESSEESMVHDAQRSRHNTFVEAEVIGFKEDKILLMPLGDIRGIGPGSKIIAKGRQRYVRVSKELLGRVLDGLGNPIDGKGHIAGQLYPIYSDPINPLFRRRISEPLDLGIKAINIMLTCGKGQRVGIMAGSGVGKSVLLGMMARNTTADVNVIGLIGERGREVREFIEKDLGEEGLKRSVIVVATSDTSPLIRIRGAFVATAIAEYFRSQGKNVLLMMDSLTRFAMAQREIGLAAGEPPTTKGYPPSVFNLLPKLLERAGTCDGAGTITGLYTVLVEGDDMNEPIADAARSILDGHIVLSRELANHNQYPAIDVLQSISRLMKDITDDKHKMYVEKALDIMAIYKRYEDVITIGAYKEGTNPKLDYAIKMMDKLRAFLKQGITEKVSFEEGLNELYKLFE, from the coding sequence ATGCCATCAGCACAGCAACTGATATCGAAGTGTAAGGAAATAATAAGAGAAACAGACCCTGTTAAGGTTTATGGCAGAGTAAATAAAGGGGTAGGACTTGTTATCGAGGGTATAGGGCCGCGCGCAAATATCGGTGATGTATGTCTTATAGCATCAAGCGTCGAGAGTCGAGAGTCAAGCGAGGAGAGTATGGTGCATGATGCACAACGCTCCAGACACAACACATTTGTCGAGGCTGAGGTTATTGGATTTAAAGAGGACAAGATACTCCTGATGCCCCTTGGTGATATAAGAGGTATTGGTCCGGGTTCAAAAATAATAGCGAAGGGAAGACAGAGATATGTTAGAGTAAGCAAAGAACTTCTTGGTAGAGTCCTCGATGGACTTGGAAATCCAATTGACGGCAAAGGACATATTGCAGGACAGCTTTATCCTATTTATAGTGATCCCATCAATCCATTATTTAGACGCAGGATTTCAGAACCACTTGACTTAGGCATAAAGGCTATAAATATCATGCTCACCTGTGGCAAAGGGCAGAGGGTTGGTATAATGGCAGGAAGTGGAGTTGGAAAGAGCGTTTTACTTGGTATGATGGCAAGGAATACAACCGCAGATGTCAATGTTATAGGCCTGATTGGTGAAAGAGGTAGAGAAGTAAGAGAGTTTATAGAAAAGGACCTCGGAGAAGAAGGACTTAAAAGATCAGTAATTGTTGTTGCTACATCTGATACATCCCCGCTGATAAGAATAAGAGGAGCATTTGTTGCCACTGCTATTGCTGAATATTTTAGATCACAAGGGAAAAATGTTCTTTTGATGATGGATTCTCTGACAAGATTTGCTATGGCGCAGAGAGAGATAGGACTTGCAGCCGGAGAGCCTCCTACGACAAAAGGTTATCCACCGTCTGTATTTAACCTCCTTCCTAAGCTTCTCGAAAGGGCAGGTACATGTGATGGTGCAGGGACAATTACAGGGCTTTATACAGTTCTTGTGGAAGGAGATGACATGAATGAGCCTATTGCAGATGCTGCTCGCTCAATTCTTGATGGACATATAGTACTTTCAAGAGAACTGGCAAACCACAACCAGTATCCAGCTATCGATGTGCTGCAGAGCATAAGCAGACTGATGAAGGATATAACAGATGACAAGCATAAGATGTATGTAGAAAAAGCACTGGATATAATGGCTATTTATAAGAGATATGAGGATGTAATTACAATAGGTGCTTATAAAGAAGGAACTAATCCAAAACTCGATTACGCAATAAAGATGATGGATAAATTAAGGGCATTCTTGAAACAGGGCATAACAGAGAAGGTCTCCTTTGAGGAAGGGTTGAATGAATTGTATAAATTATTCGAGTAG
- the fliJ gene encoding flagellar export protein FliJ yields MKLESLLNLKIWKEDEAKNRFAALLKELAAEEKKLVELEGRYSTIGRKLECTDEMVNIDEIKRLNEYLEHLLIGIHHQKRVIAEKERQVEEARKALIEASKEKRIFEKLDERHKTALKKEHKRKEQIRTDEHAGMGHYRKKSN; encoded by the coding sequence ATGAAGCTTGAAAGTCTTTTGAACCTTAAGATATGGAAAGAAGACGAGGCAAAGAATAGATTTGCTGCTCTTCTTAAAGAGCTTGCAGCAGAGGAAAAAAAACTTGTTGAATTAGAAGGACGCTATAGCACTATTGGTAGAAAACTTGAGTGCACAGATGAGATGGTGAATATAGATGAAATAAAAAGACTGAATGAATATCTGGAACATTTATTGATAGGAATACATCATCAGAAAAGGGTGATTGCTGAAAAGGAAAGGCAGGTTGAAGAAGCGAGAAAGGCACTTATTGAAGCCTCTAAAGAAAAGAGGATATTTGAGAAACTCGATGAAAGACATAAGACTGCTTTGAAGAAAGAGCATAAAAGGAAAGAACAGATAAGAACAGATGAACATGCAGGTATGGGACACTACAGGAAAAAAAGTAATTAG
- the flgC gene encoding flagellar basal body rod protein FlgC: MKEMFMPLKVSATALEAQKIRMNVIASNIANVNSTRTPEGGPYKRRDVLFESYMFDESSVGVNIPKIVEDQRPFKMVYDPSHPDANKDGYVSYPNINTIEETVNLISATRAYEANLTLINSYKEMFMKTLDITKA, from the coding sequence ATGAAAGAGATGTTCATGCCACTGAAGGTTAGTGCAACAGCACTTGAGGCGCAGAAAATAAGAATGAATGTTATAGCTTCCAATATTGCTAATGTCAACTCCACAAGAACTCCCGAGGGAGGACCGTACAAGAGGAGAGATGTGCTCTTTGAATCATATATGTTCGATGAGAGCTCTGTAGGAGTGAATATTCCAAAGATTGTGGAAGATCAAAGACCTTTTAAAATGGTCTATGACCCATCTCATCCTGATGCAAATAAGGATGGATATGTAAGCTACCCAAATATTAATACCATAGAGGAGACTGTCAATCTTATATCTGCTACAAGGGCATATGAGGCAAATTTGACACTTATTAATTCATATAAGGAGATGTTTATGAAGACCCTTGACATAACTAAGGCATAA
- a CDS encoding flagellar hook-length control protein FliK, which yields MFVNIIQSNIDMGNAVDNPAVGPFPNMQIEQTGQSGFDANSFIAIITAILSGLNNTTMLNAEGSLFAGKDSQSGSVDDVPKGLLVGEDNLTDKGDGLSDILYQMIAQMQLIGTPQSIVPIQDNQKTPELSNGLISQVQVNGNAALVNLIMNSEDVSQKIKVHTNANFSTNDSENEFSQIKTIADAVNGQGFQKTWGAEHGVHDFQLSMHDSQSTTLDTKTNMQKALSSESQMISGESQMLDVKLSHDDRHLKHDAIASVSHFYNIPSNSNNEKDSTVLVKEPIHITRLHELGELMGKTVKAGDNHLVIKIEPPDLGSIQIKLRMDNGMLRADLKVDSSAVKDLFSMAIPQIKTSLEDSGIKVSDFFVDVKDDHYSDSRRQQDDTNQQNKQHKKQENFFDYFV from the coding sequence ATGTTTGTTAATATTATACAGTCAAATATTGACATGGGTAATGCAGTTGACAATCCGGCTGTAGGTCCTTTCCCAAATATGCAAATAGAGCAGACAGGGCAGAGTGGTTTTGATGCCAACAGTTTTATAGCAATTATTACAGCCATATTGTCAGGTCTTAACAATACTACTATGCTGAATGCTGAAGGCAGTCTTTTTGCGGGCAAGGATTCCCAGTCAGGTTCTGTTGATGATGTGCCAAAGGGATTGCTTGTGGGCGAGGATAATCTTACTGATAAAGGAGATGGCCTTTCTGATATTCTGTATCAGATGATAGCACAGATGCAGTTGATTGGAACTCCCCAGTCTATAGTTCCTATACAAGACAATCAAAAAACACCTGAATTATCCAATGGTCTAATTTCGCAGGTGCAAGTTAACGGCAATGCTGCATTGGTAAATCTAATTATGAACTCCGAGGATGTATCGCAAAAGATTAAAGTCCATACAAATGCCAATTTTAGCACAAATGATAGTGAAAACGAGTTTTCGCAGATTAAGACAATAGCAGATGCAGTTAATGGACAAGGATTTCAAAAAACATGGGGTGCAGAGCATGGAGTGCATGACTTCCAGCTATCAATGCATGACTCTCAAAGCACGACTCTCGATACTAAGACAAACATGCAGAAAGCGTTAAGCAGTGAAAGTCAAATGATAAGTGGTGAGAGTCAAATGTTAGATGTTAAATTATCGCATGATGATAGGCACCTGAAGCATGATGCTATTGCTTCAGTATCACATTTTTACAACATACCATCTAATTCTAATAATGAAAAAGATTCAACAGTTTTAGTAAAAGAGCCAATACATATAACCAGGCTGCATGAGCTTGGTGAGTTGATGGGAAAGACAGTAAAGGCAGGCGATAACCACCTGGTAATAAAGATAGAGCCGCCTGACCTGGGAAGCATTCAGATAAAGCTGAGAATGGATAATGGTATGCTGAGGGCTGATCTTAAAGTTGACTCATCTGCTGTTAAGGATTTGTTTTCTATGGCAATCCCTCAGATAAAGACATCTCTGGAGGATTCAGGTATTAAGGTGAGTGATTTCTTTGTGGATGTAAAAGACGACCATTATTCTGATAGTAGAAGGCAGCAGGATGATACAAATCAGCAAAATAAACAACATAAAAAACAGGAGAATTTTTTTGATTACTTTGTGTAA
- a CDS encoding flagellar hook capping FlgD N-terminal domain-containing protein, producing MSSYMSGIMTDTKYVGIADSSSNVKKNTDLDKNAFLNLLIAQLKNQDPLNPMKDQEFIAQLATFSSLEQMGNMNKNMEKTFSMGLLGATITDVGGSVGVVKAIDIDMQGDTVFTLQLLDDSGKLSAATKDVKFSDVREISKGLSS from the coding sequence ATGTCATCATACATGTCAGGAATTATGACAGACACAAAATATGTAGGTATTGCTGATAGCTCAAGCAATGTAAAGAAAAATACAGATCTTGATAAGAATGCATTTTTAAATCTTCTGATAGCCCAGTTAAAGAATCAAGATCCACTCAATCCAATGAAGGATCAGGAATTTATTGCACAACTGGCAACATTTAGCAGTCTTGAACAGATGGGTAATATGAATAAGAACATGGAAAAAACTTTCTCCATGGGACTGCTTGGTGCCACTATAACCGATGTGGGGGGTAGTGTGGGAGTGGTTAAGGCAATTGATATAGACATGCAAGGAGATACAGTTTTTACATTACAGTTGCTCGATGATAGCGGCAAGTTATCTGCTGCTACAAAAGATGTTAAATTCAGTGATGTTAGAGAGATAAGCAAAGGCTTAAGTAGCTAA
- the fliF gene encoding flagellar basal-body MS-ring/collar protein FliF, with translation MALKDTIELIKSWPLKRKIALVSAIFLSFALMVGIVLWTERVDYQVLYSNLSQEDAGQVIAKLKEMKIPYKVEGNVIYVPSNRVYELRLELAAQGIPSGGGVGFEIFDKTQIGVTEFVQRLNYIRAIQGELTRTIRQLAEVDQARVHIAIPEKTIFTEKEDKPTASVVLKLKPGRVLSQGQIGGIVHLVSSSVEGMQPQNVTIIDNMGNLLSKPVDTTDEIVDSKKIEYQKAVDKDYESKLQSMLEGIIGRGKAIVRVSTKIDFTQVERTEEKFDPDTIAVRNEQRTQEKSVGATQGGIPGVLSNQPGQQPTTATGSPSTAQKQSENLNYEVSRSVSKIIQPRGEVKSVSVAVLIDGTYKKEKDKKVYVPRTEEDMKKYREIVMAAIGYNKDRGDQVIVENVPFEVAIEELPPEKIDFVRLALSLLKYIIPLIVIVLLIFFVIKPVIETLKVPVIKKVPEEIMPTTPPVEAVPEAAPEEVMKEEVAEIIKKEPRRAAMILKEWLSE, from the coding sequence ATGGCATTAAAAGATACTATTGAGCTAATAAAATCGTGGCCTTTAAAGAGAAAAATTGCACTTGTATCTGCAATATTTCTGAGTTTTGCCCTTATGGTAGGAATTGTCCTCTGGACAGAAAGGGTTGATTATCAAGTTCTTTACAGTAATCTTTCGCAAGAAGACGCTGGTCAGGTGATTGCCAAACTAAAGGAGATGAAGATCCCATATAAAGTTGAGGGTAATGTCATTTATGTGCCGAGTAACAGGGTTTATGAGTTAAGGCTTGAGCTTGCAGCGCAGGGAATCCCGTCGGGTGGTGGTGTTGGTTTTGAGATATTCGATAAGACACAGATAGGCGTTACAGAGTTTGTTCAGAGATTGAATTATATCAGGGCAATTCAAGGAGAACTCACAAGGACTATAAGACAACTTGCAGAGGTAGATCAGGCAAGGGTTCACATTGCAATTCCTGAAAAAACAATATTCACTGAAAAGGAAGATAAACCCACAGCATCTGTTGTATTAAAGCTGAAGCCAGGCCGTGTGCTAAGTCAGGGACAGATAGGTGGCATAGTTCATCTTGTTTCGAGCAGTGTGGAAGGAATGCAACCTCAGAATGTCACTATTATAGATAATATGGGCAATCTCCTTTCAAAACCTGTTGATACAACTGATGAGATCGTAGATTCAAAGAAAATAGAATACCAAAAGGCAGTTGATAAGGATTATGAGAGTAAGCTCCAGAGCATGCTGGAGGGGATTATAGGTAGAGGGAAGGCAATTGTAAGGGTATCTACAAAGATAGATTTTACACAAGTTGAAAGGACAGAGGAAAAGTTTGACCCTGACACCATTGCTGTCAGAAACGAACAACGTACTCAAGAAAAATCAGTAGGTGCAACACAAGGCGGGATTCCGGGGGTTTTGTCCAATCAGCCAGGACAACAGCCTACAACAGCAACTGGTTCTCCATCAACAGCACAGAAGCAGTCAGAAAATCTAAATTATGAGGTCAGTAGGAGTGTCAGTAAGATAATACAGCCGAGGGGTGAGGTAAAGAGCGTGTCTGTTGCAGTGCTTATTGATGGAACATATAAGAAAGAAAAGGACAAAAAAGTTTATGTGCCAAGGACTGAGGAAGATATGAAAAAGTATAGAGAGATAGTCATGGCAGCGATAGGCTATAATAAAGATAGAGGTGATCAGGTGATTGTTGAGAATGTGCCTTTTGAAGTAGCAATAGAAGAACTTCCTCCTGAAAAGATAGATTTTGTGAGACTTGCACTATCTTTATTGAAGTATATTATTCCTCTTATTGTAATTGTGCTTCTTATTTTCTTTGTTATCAAGCCTGTTATAGAGACACTGAAGGTGCCTGTAATTAAAAAGGTCCCTGAAGAGATCATGCCTACTACGCCACCAGTAGAGGCAGTTCCTGAGGCAGCTCCAGAGGAGGTTATGAAGGAGGAGGTTGCAGAGATTATTAAAAAAGAGCCAAGAAGAGCTGCTATGATATTAAAGGAGTGGCTGTCAGAATAA
- the flgB gene encoding flagellar basal body rod protein FlgB yields the protein MADDTMNILEKMLDIAAFRQRVLSSNIANADTPGYKAKDISFQQELDKAIKASNNGNRVSNFRQGYEVYETNTTMPNRDGNTVNLDIEMAKVAENTLIYNAATQLMTMKVRMLKDVIKGGR from the coding sequence ATGGCTGATGATACTATGAATATCCTTGAAAAGATGTTGGATATTGCAGCATTCAGACAAAGGGTTCTATCATCAAATATAGCTAATGCAGATACCCCAGGCTATAAGGCAAAGGATATATCTTTTCAGCAGGAATTGGATAAAGCAATAAAAGCGTCAAACAATGGCAATAGAGTGTCAAACTTCAGACAGGGCTATGAGGTTTATGAAACAAATACAACAATGCCTAACAGGGATGGCAATACTGTAAATCTTGATATAGAGATGGCAAAGGTTGCAGAAAATACATTAATATACAATGCAGCAACCCAGTTAATGACTATGAAAGTCAGAATGTTAAAAGATGTAATAAAAGGAGGTAGATAA
- a CDS encoding MotE family protein gives MNMQVWDTTGKKVISTQQIKRKDRIFCFLFSVSCLLSFAICSYAQQPAAQQRSSVSLEEERLIILKADIKKEIERLEKLKKEIEEAQKALDMKIQEGLLKVAKMYESMPPEEAARKLEKLDEDIAVIILNSLKPKTAGKILAQMENDKAASISKKILIKGKVLQEKSSQ, from the coding sequence ATGAACATGCAGGTATGGGACACTACAGGAAAAAAAGTAATTAGTACTCAACAGATAAAAAGGAAAGACAGGATCTTTTGTTTTCTGTTTTCTGTCTCCTGTCTTCTGTCCTTTGCTATTTGTTCATATGCTCAGCAGCCTGCAGCACAACAGAGGTCTTCAGTATCTCTCGAAGAGGAAAGACTTATTATACTTAAAGCTGACATCAAGAAAGAGATTGAACGGCTTGAAAAACTCAAAAAGGAGATAGAAGAAGCTCAGAAGGCTCTTGACATGAAGATTCAGGAAGGACTGCTCAAGGTTGCAAAAATGTATGAATCAATGCCTCCTGAAGAAGCAGCAAGAAAACTCGAAAAGCTTGATGAAGATATAGCAGTGATAATATTGAATTCACTAAAGCCAAAAACTGCAGGTAAGATACTTGCTCAAATGGAAAATGACAAGGCAGCATCTATCTCAAAAAAAATACTCATAAAAGGGAAAGTTTTGCAGGAAAAATCTTCCCAATAG
- the fliG gene encoding flagellar motor switch protein FliG — protein MRKLSGVEKVAALLSIVGEEAATQIFKHLDPLELARIVPMMAKVKLSPEEAKAVIKDFYDKAETAMLAVDEEYIKKILTKAFGEEQATKLMEKIESGASAFDILRWLDSSAVANMLTREHPQTIAIVLAHLEPTQAAEVLAKLPEHLKIDVSLRIASLDQISPSILGELEDVLQSQLQSYTRGRKIGGIRTVAEIMNQMDRASEDLILKNIEEKDQILADEIRKLMFTFDDLIHIDDRGIQMVLKEITTDDLALALKMASEELKAKIFKNMSQRAVQILKEEMEAKGAVRVSDVEKAQMNIVRVARRLEEEGKIIIGGKGGEEIIV, from the coding sequence ATGAGAAAACTTAGCGGTGTGGAGAAGGTTGCTGCACTTCTTTCTATAGTTGGAGAAGAAGCAGCCACGCAGATTTTTAAACATCTCGATCCCCTCGAACTTGCAAGGATTGTTCCAATGATGGCGAAGGTAAAACTCTCTCCTGAAGAGGCAAAGGCTGTTATAAAGGATTTCTATGACAAAGCCGAAACAGCGATGCTTGCAGTGGATGAAGAATATATCAAAAAGATACTTACAAAGGCATTTGGAGAGGAGCAGGCAACAAAATTGATGGAAAAAATTGAAAGCGGTGCCAGTGCATTTGATATATTGAGATGGCTCGATTCGAGTGCTGTAGCAAACATGCTTACGAGAGAACATCCTCAAACTATTGCTATTGTCCTTGCGCACCTTGAGCCAACCCAGGCTGCTGAGGTGCTTGCTAAACTCCCTGAACATCTAAAAATAGATGTCTCTTTGAGGATTGCGAGTCTTGATCAGATATCTCCCTCTATACTTGGAGAGCTTGAGGATGTTCTTCAATCGCAACTCCAGAGTTATACAAGGGGCAGGAAGATAGGTGGTATCAGGACAGTGGCAGAAATAATGAACCAGATGGACAGGGCATCAGAAGACCTGATTTTAAAGAACATAGAAGAAAAAGATCAGATACTTGCTGATGAAATAAGAAAGCTTATGTTTACCTTTGATGACCTTATTCATATTGATGATAGGGGTATTCAGATGGTATTAAAAGAGATAACTACTGATGACCTTGCACTTGCCTTAAAAATGGCATCAGAGGAGTTGAAGGCAAAGATATTCAAGAATATGTCACAGAGGGCAGTACAGATACTAAAAGAGGAAATGGAGGCAAAGGGTGCGGTCAGGGTTTCTGATGTTGAAAAGGCGCAAATGAATATTGTGAGAGTTGCAAGGAGACTTGAAGAGGAAGGAAAGATAATTATAGGGGGCAAGGGTGGAGAAGAAATCATCGTCTAA
- a CDS encoding sigma-54-dependent transcriptional regulator, with the protein MKQVLIVDDEIDMTIAIKESLKRCGFKPSVCHNPEDALSGFNLADFSLIITDMKMPKMNGIEFLKEIRKRGIFVPVVVITGFGTVENAVDAMKLGATDYIMKPFSFDSLKRVIDRILPSEEPDIVAESPSMKHIMSIVREVAKSDITVLLSGESGTGKEVIARIIHKNSLRSNMPFVAINCAAISESLLEAELFGHEKGAFTGATEKRLGKFELADKGTLLLDEVSEMAFPLQAKLLRAIQEREIDRIGGRTPVPVDVRIIATTNKDLMSEVKKGNFREDLYYRLNVFPIKLPPLRDRREDILPLTEFFIKKLSKKMGRVFEISEEFKSYLMQRNWEGNVRELENLIYRIAVISKSDILLPPVYESGVKPLSVSDNLTDSGQSGALVTGKMKDMERDLIIKTLKETGGNRTKAAQLLGISVRTIRNKIKEYGITDQLVKETSSQGDK; encoded by the coding sequence ATGAAACAGGTCTTGATAGTTGATGATGAAATAGACATGACCATTGCGATAAAAGAATCTTTAAAGAGATGTGGCTTTAAGCCATCAGTGTGTCATAACCCTGAGGATGCCCTATCAGGGTTTAATCTTGCAGACTTTTCTCTCATAATAACCGATATGAAGATGCCAAAGATGAATGGTATAGAGTTTTTAAAGGAGATTAGAAAAAGGGGCATATTTGTTCCTGTGGTTGTTATAACAGGTTTTGGCACTGTGGAAAATGCAGTTGATGCAATGAAACTGGGTGCGACAGACTATATTATGAAACCTTTTTCTTTTGATTCTCTCAAAAGAGTTATTGATAGGATACTCCCATCGGAAGAACCTGATATAGTAGCAGAGTCTCCGTCCATGAAGCATATTATGTCCATAGTAAGAGAGGTTGCAAAGAGTGACATAACTGTTCTTCTTTCAGGAGAAAGCGGCACTGGTAAGGAAGTTATTGCTCGAATTATACATAAAAATAGTCTGCGGTCAAATATGCCATTTGTTGCTATAAATTGTGCTGCTATTTCAGAGAGTCTGCTTGAGGCAGAATTATTTGGTCATGAAAAAGGTGCATTTACAGGGGCGACTGAAAAGAGATTGGGGAAGTTTGAGCTCGCGGATAAAGGGACATTGTTGCTTGATGAAGTTAGTGAAATGGCATTTCCTCTGCAGGCAAAACTTCTGAGGGCTATTCAGGAAAGGGAGATAGACAGAATAGGTGGACGCACCCCTGTGCCTGTGGATGTCAGGATTATTGCTACAACAAACAAAGACCTCATGTCTGAGGTGAAAAAAGGGAACTTTCGAGAAGACCTCTATTATCGATTAAATGTATTTCCCATAAAACTGCCTCCACTCAGGGATAGAAGAGAGGATATACTCCCTCTGACAGAGTTTTTTATAAAAAAACTATCGAAAAAGATGGGCAGGGTATTTGAGATTTCAGAAGAGTTTAAATCTTATTTAATGCAGAGAAACTGGGAGGGTAATGTCAGAGAGCTTGAGAATCTTATATATCGTATAGCGGTTATATCCAAATCAGATATTTTACTGCCACCTGTGTATGAATCAGGAGTCAAGCCTTTGTCTGTTTCTGATAATTTAACAGATAGTGGACAGTCTGGGGCATTAGTTACAGGCAAAATGAAAGACATGGAACGAGATTTAATAATAAAGACATTAAAAGAAACAGGTGGAAATAGAACAAAGGCAGCGCAATTACTTGGTATAAGTGTCAGGACTATTAGAAATAAAATAAAGGAGTATGGAATAACAGATCAATTAGTTAAGGAAACAAGCAGTCAAGGGGACAAGTGA
- the fliE gene encoding flagellar hook-basal body complex protein FliE → MDDIKKIGEITQGIAQPSKTAGKSSASFEDAIKDALNEVSTIQNEAEKAIEDFSKGEIKDIHTVVIAMEKADISLQTLLQVRNKLLTAYEEIMRMQV, encoded by the coding sequence ATGGATGATATAAAAAAAATAGGAGAGATAACTCAGGGCATCGCACAGCCTTCAAAAACAGCCGGTAAAAGCAGTGCGTCTTTTGAGGATGCTATAAAAGATGCCCTTAACGAGGTCTCTACCATTCAAAATGAGGCTGAAAAGGCAATTGAGGATTTTTCAAAGGGAGAGATAAAGGATATTCATACCGTGGTAATTGCGATGGAAAAGGCTGATATATCTTTACAGACACTGCTTCAGGTAAGAAATAAATTACTTACTGCATATGAAGAAATAATGAGGATGCAGGTATAA